In the Streptomyces sp. 3214.6 genome, CTGCCGGCCGGCGATTTCCGGCCGGCCGTCCGGGCGGCGTCGGAGGGGGTCACACCTTCCGGTAGGTGTACGCCTCCGCGGCGGCCGCTGCCACCGCGTCGAGGTCGGCTCCCGTAGCCGCCGTCACCACCGCGGCCACCGCGCCCTCGACGAACGGGGCGTCCACCAGGCGAGCAGTGTCGGGGAGTTCGTCGCCCTCCGCGATCAGCGCCTTGACCGTGAGGACGGCGCTGCCGAGGTCGGTGAGGACCGCGACCCCGGCCCCCCGGTCCACCGAGGCGGCAGCAGCGGTGATCAGCTCGGCGCTCGTGCCCAGCTCGCCGCGCTCCGTACCACCCGCCGCGGCGACCGGCACGGCCGCGCCGCCGCCCGCCAGCCGCCGTGCCAGCTCGGCCACGGCCGAGGCCACCTCCGCGCTGTGCGACACCAGGACGATGCCGACCAGTTTCTCGTCACTCACCGCGCCTCACTCCCCGCACCGTCGGCTTCGACGAGGGCGGCGATGAGCAGCGCCGCCGAGGTCGCGCCCGGATCCTGGTGGCCGATGCTGCGTTCGCCGAGGTAGCTGGCCCGGCCCTTGCGGGCCTGCAGCGGTGTCGTCGCCTTTGCGCCCTGTTCGGCGGCGGTCCGGGCGGCGCGGAAGCCGTCGGAGAGGGCCTCCACGGCCGGCACCAGCGCATCGATCATGGTCTTGTCGCCGGGCGCGGCGCCGCCCAGCTGCATCACGGCCTCCACGCCCACCCGCAGTGCAGCGGTGAACTGCGCCTCGTCCACCTCGGCCGCGTCCCCGAGCGCCTTCCCGGTCCGGCGCAGCAGCGTGCCGTACAACGGCCCCGAGGCCCCGCCCACCGTCGAGATCAGTTGGCGTCCGGCGAGGACCAGCACGGCACCCGGAGTCTGGGGCGCCTCCTGCTCCAGCGCCGCGGTCAGCGCGGTGAAGCCGCGCCGCATGTTGCTGCCGTGATCGGC is a window encoding:
- the dhaM gene encoding dihydroxyacetone kinase phosphoryl donor subunit DhaM; this translates as MSDEKLVGIVLVSHSAEVASAVAELARRLAGGGAAVPVAAAGGTERGELGTSAELITAAAASVDRGAGVAVLTDLGSAVLTVKALIAEGDELPDTARLVDAPFVEGAVAAVVTAATGADLDAVAAAAAEAYTYRKV
- the dhaL gene encoding dihydroxyacetone kinase subunit DhaL, coding for MLDADFFRHWMTATAAAVDREADRLTALDSPIGDADHGSNMRRGFTALTAALEQEAPQTPGAVLVLAGRQLISTVGGASGPLYGTLLRRTGKALGDAAEVDEAQFTAALRVGVEAVMQLGGAAPGDKTMIDALVPAVEALSDGFRAARTAAEQGAKATTPLQARKGRASYLGERSIGHQDPGATSAALLIAALVEADGAGSEAR